From Plectropomus leopardus isolate mb chromosome 17, YSFRI_Pleo_2.0, whole genome shotgun sequence, a single genomic window includes:
- the LOC121956370 gene encoding zinc finger protein 358-like: MTKLQLLNAYLTERLTVVVKEILDVVEDTVTEYREETARTKRENENLRRQLRDILLLETETEWLRSTRSTLGFASPEQQSHEPELRPRSEEPDSTLNQLRQPAANTAKPTHEQVVSVQLLSVRGETSPGPVLPPGDKKPADPWEPVLKVDPQKEVFGKASPLPSHSSLNPPSASGPKVHIEIPALREEPRAPAPALIKSEPEEYKVSEPEAHTNSPTATQVTQEQSAVRNRTVVVRAHRHEAHQNKKSCQEEVAADDVTAAGYVPELVHRCPRCGEAFGQASSLRLHLEQKRKTYACDWCCKSFAQSADLRRHLRTHTGERPHRCTFCSKSFSQRGNLRRHLRIHTGERPYSCPYCCRTFSDGDTMKKHKRTHSGEKPYRCVQCSKTFTSASGLQIHLKKDMCFVANA; the protein is encoded by the exons ATGACCAAACTCCAGCTACTGAACGCCTACCTTACGGAGCGGCTGACGGTGGTGGTGAAGGAGATCCTGGACGTGGTGGAGGACACAGTGACCGAGTACCGGGAGGAGACCGCCAGGACCAAGCGCGAGAACGAGAACCTGCGGAGGCAGCTGCGGGACATCCTGCTGCTGGAGACCGAGACGGAGTGGCTGA ggtcGACCAGATCCACTCTTGGTTTTGCGTCTCCAGAGCAGCAGTCCCATGAACCAGAACTGAGGCCCCGCTCAGAGGAACCAGACTCCACCCTGAACCAGCTAAGACAGCCAGCAGCTAACACAGCCAAGCCAACTCATGAGCAGGTTGTTTCTGTGCAGCTACTGTCGGTCCGCGGTGAGACATCCCCGGGGCCTGTGCTTCCGCCAGGGGACAAGAAGCCTGCTGATCCCTGGGAGCCAGTACTAAAAGTGGACCCTCAGAAAGAGGTGTTTGGGAAAGCTTCACCTCTTCCTTCTCACTCCTCCTTGAATCCTCCCTCCGCATCGGGCCCTAAGGTCCACATTGAAATTCCTGCACTCAGAGAGGAACCCCGGGCCCCAGCTCCTGCTCTGATCAAAAGTGAACCCGAGGAATACAAAGTAAGTGAACCTGAAGCTCACACAAATTCTCCGACAGCGACTCAGGTCACACAGGAACAGTCAGCTGTCAGAAATAGGACGGTGGTGGTACGTGCCCACCGACATGAAgctcatcaaaacaaaaagtccTGTCAGGAGGAGGTCgcagctgatgatgtcacagccgCTGGTTACGTCCCCGAGCTCGTCCATCGCTGCCCCCGCTGTGGAGAGGCATTCGGCCAGGCCAGCAGCCTCCGCCTCCACCTggagcagaaaagaaaaacctacGCCTGCGACTGGTGCTGCAAATCCTTCGCGCAGTCTGCAGACTTGCGCCGTCACCTGCGCACACACACGGGCGAGAGGCCGCACCGGTGCACGTTCTGCTCCAAAAGTTTCAGCCAGAGAGGAAACCTGCGACGACACCTGCGCATCCACACGGGGGAGCGGCCGTACAGCTGCCCGTACTGCTGCCGCACCTTCAGCGACGGAGACACCATGAAGAAACACAAGCGCACACATTCAGGAGAGAAACCATACCGCTGTGTCCAATGCTCCAAGACCTTTACCAGCGCCAGCGGACTACAGATACACTTAAAGAAGGACATGTGCTTTGTGGCCAATGCCTGA